A part of Brachybacterium faecium DSM 4810 genomic DNA contains:
- a CDS encoding (acyl-carrier-protein) S-malonyltransferase (PFAM: Acyl transferase domain): protein MLAIVCPGQGAQKPGFLSPWRELPGVEEALSALSEAAGIDLLRHGTESDADTIRDTAVAQPLLVAAGIIAASSLHQGQDLPAADAVAGHSVGELTAAALGGVLSDEDAMRLVAVRSRAMATAAAAEPTSMAAVVGGVREDVLAAIERHGLHPANLNSAAQVVAAGASEKIAALAEDGPAKARVIPLQVAGAFHTPYMAGAREELAGFAPTLQPSDPAVPLISNAAGEVVTSGARYLELIVDQVASPVDWEACMAELRARGVTAMIEVAPAGTLTGLAKRELKGIALANLNTPDDLEPARALVREHAGTAATDQEA from the coding sequence GTGCTCGCGATCGTCTGTCCCGGACAAGGGGCGCAGAAGCCCGGTTTCCTGAGCCCGTGGCGTGAGCTGCCCGGTGTCGAGGAGGCGCTGTCCGCGCTGTCCGAGGCCGCCGGGATCGACCTGCTGCGCCACGGCACCGAGTCCGATGCGGACACGATCCGCGACACCGCGGTGGCCCAGCCGCTGCTGGTCGCCGCGGGCATCATCGCCGCCTCGTCCCTGCACCAGGGGCAGGATCTGCCGGCCGCCGACGCCGTCGCCGGCCACAGCGTCGGCGAGCTCACCGCCGCCGCGCTCGGCGGAGTGCTCAGCGACGAGGACGCGATGCGCCTGGTCGCCGTCCGCTCCCGTGCCATGGCGACCGCCGCCGCGGCCGAGCCCACCTCGATGGCCGCGGTCGTCGGCGGGGTGCGCGAGGACGTCCTGGCGGCGATCGAGCGCCACGGCCTGCACCCGGCGAACCTCAACTCGGCCGCCCAGGTGGTCGCCGCCGGCGCGAGCGAGAAGATCGCCGCCCTCGCCGAGGACGGCCCGGCGAAGGCGCGGGTGATCCCGCTGCAGGTCGCCGGGGCGTTCCACACCCCGTACATGGCCGGGGCGCGCGAGGAGCTCGCCGGGTTCGCCCCCACGCTGCAGCCCTCGGACCCCGCCGTCCCGCTGATCTCGAACGCGGCCGGCGAGGTCGTCACCTCCGGTGCCCGCTACCTGGAGCTCATCGTCGACCAGGTCGCCTCCCCCGTCGACTGGGAGGCGTGCATGGCCGAGCTGCGGGCCCGCGGCGTCACCGCGATGATCGAGGTGGCCCCGGCCGGCACCCTCACCGGTCTGGCGAAGCGCGAGCTCAAGGGCATCGCGCTGGCGAACCTCAACACCCCCGACGATCTCGAGCCGGCCCGCGCCCTGGTGCGCGAGCACGCCGGCACCGCCGCCACGGACCAGGAGGCCTGA